In Papaver somniferum cultivar HN1 chromosome 1, ASM357369v1, whole genome shotgun sequence, a genomic segment contains:
- the LOC113305862 gene encoding protein ULTRAPETALA 2-like, translated as MENGGVERDGSVAMLFSDEELNEISGLKKGGDYVEVTCGCTSHRYGDAVGRLRVFSSGDLEISCECTPGCQEDKLTPAAFEKHSERETARKWKSNVWVISEGEKVPISKTALLKYYNKALKSANGSHKSNNGRPFHRDEFVHCTRCNKERRFRLRNKEECRMHHDALADINWTCADHQYDKISCDDDEERASRKVYRSCSRSPTCSGCTSCVCFGCNICRFSDCSCQICIDFTRNCGT; from the exons ATGGAAAATGGTGGTGTTGAAAGAGATGGGAGTGTTGCAATGTTGTTTAGTGATGAAGAGTTGAATGAGATAAGTGGGTTGAAGAAAGGAGGAGATTATGTTGAAGTCACGTGTGGATGTACAAGCCATAGATACGGAGATGCTGTTGGAAGGCTTAGGGTTTTTTCAAGTGGTGACCTCGAGATCAGCTGTGAATGCACCCCTGGTTGTCAGGAAG ATAAGCTGACACCAGCGGCTTTTGAAAAGCATTCTGAACGAGAAACTGCAAGGAAATGGAAAAGCAATGTTTGGGTCATATCCGAAGGAGAGAAGGTGCCAATATCAAAAACAGCGCTGCTAAAGTATTACAATAAAGCTTTGAAGAGTGCAAATGGGTCTCACAAGTCCAACAATGGGCGACCTTTTCACCGGGATGAGTTTGTTCATTGTACAAGATGTAACAAAGAGCGTAGATTTCGTCTAAGGAACAAAGAAGAATGCCGCATGCATCATGACGCTTTGGCAGATATTAACTGGACATGTGCTGACCATCAATATGACAA GATTTCctgtgatgatgatgaagaacgagCAAGTCGTAAAGTGTACAGGAGTTGCTCTCGGTCTCCAACATGCAGTGGGTGCACTTCGTGTGTATGCTTTGGTTGCAATATTTGTCGTTTCTCAGACTGCAGCTGCCAGATCTGCATTGACTTCACACGTAATTGCGGAACTTAA
- the LOC113305870 gene encoding lysine-specific histone demethylase 1 homolog 2-like has protein sequence MMAAPVCDGSVSNKRPTRRTVGSKNYDEKLMDELIENHIGSTPRKRNKTMKQMEKETETEAMVALSLGFPIDELLEEEIEAGVVSELEGKEQNDYIVVRNHILVKWRDNVQVWLTKGEIRETVSNEYGKLINSAYDFLLLNGYINFGVSPSIASNIPKASIGSVIIVGSGLSGLAAARQLLAFGFKVVVLEGRKRPGGRVYTETMGLKDTFAAVDLGGSVITGVHANPLGVLSRQLSVPLHKVRDKCPLYKSDGTSIDEAIDSKVDNVFNKLLDKATESRNIMGESANDISLGSALETIGELYGAIQSAEERQLLDWHLANLEYANAGCLSDLSFAYWDQDDPYEMGGDHCFLPGGNRVLVKALCEKVPICYEKTVQTIRYGNEGVEVVAGDQVFQADMVLCTVPLGVLKKRTIKFEPELPQKKLDAIGRLGFGLLNKVAMVFPHVFWGEDLDTFGYLNEDTRRRGEFFLFYSYHTVSGGPVLIALVAGKSAYTFESTNPSVLLHRVMSILRGIFSPKGIDVPNPIQTICTKWGSDPLCLGSYSHVRVGSSGKDYDILAESVGDRLFFAGEATIRQHPATMHGAFLSGLREAACILRATKTDHIKCTQKNVGPSDELLVDLFSKPDLEYGNFSYIFDPSEKDPKSMGIMRVTIGKPNNPQEEVDVTHQSVKLPLPLYSLLTRAQEQEIQLMAGEDESKLKSLYSHLGLKLMGPSGLGSLGNSLAGRIANARRGRGRYRQPKAV, from the exons atgATGGCTGCTCCAGTTTGCGATGGTAGTGTATCTAATAAGCGTCCGACGAGAAGAACTGTGGGATCCAAAAACTACGATGAAAAACTTATGGATGAGTTAATAGAAAACCATATAGGTAGTACGCCTAGGAAACGGAATAAGACGATGAAACAAATGGAGAAAGAAACGGAAACTGAAGCTATGGTTGCTTTATCTTTAGGGTTTCCTATTGATGAATTGCTCGAAGAGGAAATTGAAGCTGGGGTTGTAAGTGAATTAGAGGGAAAAGAACAAAATGATTATATTGTGGTTAGAAACCATATATTGGTTAAGTGGAGGGATAACGTTCAGGTTTGGCTTACAAAAGGAGAAATCAGAGAAACTGTTAGTAATGAGTACGGGAAATTGATTAATTCAGCATATGATTTTCTCTTGCTTAATGGATATATTAACTTTGGGGTTTCACCTTCTATTGCGTCCAACATTCCAAAGGCAAGTATTGGATCTGTGATTATTGTCGGTTCTGGATTGTCTGGATTGGCTGCAGCTAGGCAGCTTTTAGCTTTCGGTTTCAAAGTTGTTGTTCTTGAAGGTAGAAAGAGGCCTGGTGGCAGAGTGTATACTGAAACAATGGGATTAAAGGATACATTTGCAGCGGTTGATCTAGGTGGTAGTGTTATTACAGGTGTGCATGCCAACCCTCTTGGAGTTCTGTCAAGGCAATTGTCTGTGCCACTTCACAAGGTCAGAGATAAGTGTCCTTTATACAAGTCTGACGGAACATCTATTGATGAGGCGATAGATTCCAAGGTGGATAACGTGTTCAATAAGTTACTCGATAAAGCCACTGAATCGAGAAATATCATGGGTGAATCAGCTAATGATATTTCTCTAGGATCTGCCTTGGAGACAATTGGAGAGTTGTATGGTGCGATTCAAAGTGCTGAAGAAAGACAACTTCTTGATTGGCATCTAGCAAACTTGGAATATGCAAATGCTGGATGTCTTTCGGATCTTTCATTTGCCTACTGGGATCAGGATGATCCTTATGAAATGGGTGGGGATCACTGTTTCCTTCCTGGAGGTAATAGAGTTCTGGTTAAGGCGCTGTGTGAGAAAGTCCCTATCTGCTATGAAAAGACTGTCCAGACTATTCGGTACGGTAATGAAGGTGTTGAGGTGGTTGCTGGGGATCAAGTATTTCAAGCAGATATGGTCCTTTGTACAGTGCCGCTTGGGGTCTTGAAGAAAAGAACCATCAAATTTGAACCAGAGTTACCCCAAAAAAAACTCGACGCCATTGGCAGGCTGGGTTTTGGTTTGCTTAATAAGGTTGCCATGGTTTTCCCTCATGTGTTTTGGGGGGAAGATCTTGACACATTTGGTTATCTTAATGAAGATACCCGTCGACGCGGGGAATTCTTTTTGTTCTACAGCTACCATACAGTTTCTGGTGGTCCAGTTCTCATTGCTTTGGTGGCAGGAAAATCTGCATATACCTTTGAATCCACAAATCCATCTGTTCTTCTTCACCGTGTTATGAGCATCCTAAGAG GTATCTTTTCTCCAAAGGGCATTGATGTGCCAAATCCAATCCAAACAATATGCACCAAATGGGGCAGTGATCCTCTTTGCCTGGGTTCGTACTCTCATGTTAGAGTTGGGTCATCTGGCAAGGATTACGATATTCTGGCCGAAAGTGTGGGAGACCGACTATTCTTTGCTGGTGAAGCAACCATTAGGCAGCATCCAGCAACGATGCATGGTGCTTTCTTGAGTGGCTTAAGAGAAGCTGCATGCATTCTGCGTGCCACAAAGACTGATCATATTAAGTGCACTCAGAAGAATGTGGGACCATCCGATGAACTTCTCGTTGATCTGTTTTCAAAGCCTGATCTGGAGTATGGAAATTTCTCATATATTTTTGATCCTTCAGAGAAAGACCCAAAATCAATGGGGATTATGAGAGTTACTATTGGTAAGCCCAATAATCCCCAGGAAGAAGTCGATGTGACTCACCAGTCTGTGAAACTACCATTACCTTTATATAGTTTGTTAACTCGGGCACAGGAACAAGAAATACAGTTGATGGCTGGTGAAGATGAAAGTAAGTTGAAATCTTTGTACAGTCATTTAGGATTGAAGCTCATGGGACCTAGCGGTTTGGGCAGTTTGGGTAACTCTTTGGCTGGTAGGATTGCTAATGCTCGCAGAGGTCGGGGAAGATATCGACAACCAAAGGCTGTCTAG